A stretch of DNA from Coccidioides posadasii str. Silveira chromosome 4, complete sequence:
GATCACGGATTTTGCTTactattcttctttttttttccccataTAACTTCCCTCCCTCTTTCTGTTACTGGTATCTGAATCGGTTCCGCTATGTACAGAGCACCTTTTGTGAGGTCCTCTGCAACATCATAAATGATATCCCCTCTTTGTTTGCATTGGGTTTTTGCCTTTTCGTCCTATTCAAAGCCTTTTTAATTAATTGATGAGGTATGATATTCCCCGACAATAATCAATGAAGAATTACATATTTCGGCTGAGTACCTtacctcttttcttttcttttctttttttttccctcctacAATCAACTACCGTTCCTTTAAAGACATTTTCTGCTACGGAGTATACATGAGGTCGATCTATAAAGTCTAGCTTTAGAGAACAAGCCTAGCCAAGTAGTGACATACCGTTACTCAACTTCATGACGGCGAAAGAGACCTCGATGAACTTCATCTACTTTGTAAACTTTAGAACCAAGCCAATCGAAGGCCTGTACTGCGTACTCCATAGATATCTCGCCGATTCACTGCTTACCTGTATGATCGTTGGGGCGAAAAATGAAACCTTTTTGCAGCTTTTGACTTTTTTCGAGCAACTCGAACCTCGCAGCCCTAAGCCCTAAGCCCTAATTTGGTTGTGCCCACACCAACCCGCAAAGCCAGCCAATTAGTCAGACAGTCCTGTTTGTGCACAACGAATTCTTCCGTCTCTCGAACGACAAACCGGCCATCGACGACCAAACGCCGCCCCATCTCCAACAGTCAACACCACCAACCGGTTCCCGTCACAATTCATTCGAGATGGCGAACGAACGCTCCGGACTCATTCTCGGCTTGAACAAGGGCCATGTACGTCTCCCTGTCCTCCCCACACAGCACACACACAAAAAATATCACCCAAGCTGGCGCCAGCGCGAGCGCCCATTGTTTGGGAAATACAATTttcgaaaagaaaaaggagaatcAAGGGAAACGATGGGGATAgaaccttttttttgctAATGATGGGGAATTGTGTGTGATATTTAGAAAACCTCCGCCATCGAGAAGCGCCCCCGCATCTCGAGAAGAAAGGGTGCCTTGTCCCGCCGTACCGCGTTCGTCCGAGAGATCGTCAAGGAAGTCGCTGGTCTCGCACCGTATGAGCGCCGCGTCATCGAATTGTTGAGAAACTCCCAGGATAAGCGTGCCAGGAAGTTGGCTAAGAAGAGAGTAAGGGCTTTTCCCCTCCTCCACTCCCTTTTTTATATCCTCTTTGGGCTTTTTGGGGGGAGGGGATGATGCGATGTTGGTGCTTTGGATGACTTTGGAAATCTTGGagaagggggagagagagaagtgCATGAGATGCTTTTCCAACCATATGAAGCAGTGGGATTCCAAGTCGCCCAACAACAACTCCCCCCCGGTCCAATTTACTCGAATACACTGAGGGAATTGCGTGACGTTTACTGACATTCGCCTTTTTCCTTTGCTACTAGCTCGGTACCTTCGGCCGTGCCAAGAGAAAGGTCGACGAGATGCAGAAGGTCATCGCTGAGGCCAGACGGACTGGTGCTCACTAAATCCGACTCTGCGATGTGGAGGGGGCAGCAGTAGCCTGGGGTGGTCGTAGTGCAAAGAGTCCATGGCCTTGCGTGTGCCATCGAGAGACGGGCAGAGAGTTGTGTTATGCGACATCTGGACCTTTTCTTaggcgagagagagaagggaagCCTCGATTTCTTACTGGGAAACAAGGCGCAGGGCTCGGTGAACTTTTCGTGGGGCATCTGTTTTTTGACGATGGGCTTCGAGAttatgtttttttttttatttcatGTGGTTTAAATCGCACCCATCCGTCGACAAATCGAAGCTAGAAATCACCGAAACCAAAATCAATAATGACATGATTCCCTGAtatccttttttccttttttttttttaaaaaaaaaaaaaattcttttGAAGCCAGCCATGTTCGCACCACTACTTCCGGGGGACTCAATCTGTCAATTTAAGGACTTCTTTTACCTATGGCAAATGACGGCGTTGCTTTTCATTATCAGCGAGCTCGCCAATCTAATGTAGGCTATTTTGTTCATTTCTGTAAGTGTACAAATCATGCATTCATAACAAAACCATACCCCGTCGTGAAACTCCCAAGTCATCAGAACCAATTCATCGCGGCAACAGAAATAAtaagccaaaaaaaaagtcttATCCCCGTCTGTAAGGGATTATTATATTGTTTTATTCATTTCTTCCCAGGTAACTTCAACCATTTCGGGACACCACCTCCGCCACCTTTCTTACCACCCTTATCACCCCCGTCCCCGAGCTTCCTCAGCCATGATCTCTTGTCTTCTTCGCGGCCCTCCGCCGGGACGGCGGCGACGTCTTTAACTTTGATCTGGCTCGCCTTTTCCCTGAGCTCGGGGAGAAGTAGGGGAACTCCTGCGCTGCGCGCGGCGAGGGCAGCGTGATCTTTCCACAAAAAGTTGACCAGGACGCGGCCATTCATTCTGAGATCTGCAATGAGGAATTTATCGGGTGTGTCGGGAATGATTACCTGTCCCTTGTGTGCAACGGGATCGTGCGAGACGTTGGGGAagaaggagagagaaaattCCTCTTTCGCAAGAGGAGCGTCAAGACAGCTTCGAACAAATGCATGC
This window harbors:
- the RPL36 gene encoding 60S ribosomal protein eL36 (EggNog:ENOG410PPM7~COG:J~BUSCO:16657at33183) produces the protein MANERSGLILGLNKGHKTSAIEKRPRISRRKGALSRRTAFVREIVKEVAGLAPYERRVIELLRNSQDKRARKLAKKRLGTFGRAKRKVDEMQKVIAEARRTGAH